The genomic region CATGACAGAACGGCGCAAAATCAGCGCACACAGGAGCGCTGCGCCTCCGTAGAGCACCAAGAAGGACTGGTGCTGGACGAGATAAACATCTTGCGGCAAAAAGCGGCTACCAAAAATAAGTAGCACGGCCACGGCCAGCGCTACTACCTGGGCAACACTGGCTTTTTGATCCTTGCGCACCGTAGCAAAGCCACCCACTAACAGTGCCGCAATAACGATAGCGACACGGATTGGTGTCCACTCAAAAGGTGCTCCCCATCCGTCGGTAAAGACTGCGACTAGTGCCAGCAGAAATAGTACTGCTGCCAGCGCCATAAACGCGCCGCCTACCCGAACTTGAATCGGAATGCTCACGCCCGCGGACTTATCCGTGCGCTGAGAAGACTGTGGGGAATTGTTTGCCATAGATAGTTAGACTAACTGGTCGCCTTACTTTTGTTCGTACCAACCCCACAAGATGGAGCGACCAAGGGTGTGGAAGTAGATATTGAAGCCCAAAACTGTTGGTGAGGCGTCAGGATCGATATCGAGGGTCTCCACGTCAAGAGCGTGTACCGCGTAGAGATAACGGTGTGGCGCGTGGCCAGCTGGTGGCTGAGGGCCATAGTATTCACGCTGCCCGCCGTCGTGCTTCAAGGAGATGACCCCATCGATTCCAAGATCAGCCTTCGAGCCAGCGCCCTGTGGAAGTTCAGTGACATCCGCCGGGATATTAAATGCCGCCCAGTGCCAGAAACCCGCACCAGTGGGCGCATCAGGGTCAAGCAGAGTGACTGCTAAAGACTTCGTGCCTTCTGGAAGGTTTGACCATTCCAGGTGAGGTGAGACGTTGGAAGGAGCGCGAAACTTCTCTTCAATCTCATCACCATCAACGAAGTCATTCGACGCCAGCGCGAATGATGGAGGGTTACCTAGTGGTTCATAAGGATCTGGACCGGGAAAACGTGGTTCGTTGTAATTAGCCATACGTCCATTTGTACCGGACATCACAGAAATTTTCTGTGACTTTTTGGATCTCTCCCATCATGGCATTAAACAGGCATTCGCTCACCGACTACTAAATATGTCCTCCGTCCATTTTCGGAAGATTCGTCATGGAGTATCCGGAGTCGATACCCTCAAGTCACAACGATGTATTTTAAACGTGCACTCAACGACTAGCTCGACTGAAGTTTAGTATCTTGAGCTGGCGATTTGTATGGCGAGCTGATTAACCGCTACAGTTAGTCCGTGCCTAACGGAGCCCTGTGCTTTGTTAAATATCACCCAGCCCGGGTGGCGGAATGGCAGACGCGCTAGCTTGAGGTGCTAGTGTCCTATTAACGGACGTGGGGGTTCAAGTCCCCCTCCGGGCACAAAATTTTCATCAGTCTTAGCCCACACTTTGTCGGCTAAGACTTTTTGTATATCCAGCTCTTATTCACTTAGCCGCAGCCCACGAGCTCTCGGATTTTCCTCTGCATTGCAGAGTCCATCTTGAGATGAATGCCGGCTGGAGTTGCCGCAATGCGCGCGGGTACTATGACTGCTCGTGTCTTCCCTTGCTTCTTGGCTTCAAAGCTTCGCAGAGTTTCTCATTGGCCTCTGCAAAGACGCCGTGGCATCCATTGGCCAATGGAGCTGGGCGCGGCGGATCGCGGTCGTTGCCGCAATTATCACAATCCTGGTCGTCATCTTCTTCATGGACTTGCCGGACATTGAGCAATTGCGCGCTTGGGCACACGGCGCCGGCGCATGGTTCATCGTGGTGTTTTGGATTGGCTATGTAGTCCTTACGCTATTTCCTCTCCCCCGGACCTTCTGGACGGTTGCGGCAGGCGTTCTCTTTGGCCCAGGGCTGGGACTGGCCATCGCGTTGACAGCGTTGACCGTATCCGCCATTATTGCGCTTTTAGTTGTGCGTGGTCTTTTAGGAGATTGGATGCGCCCACGGCTTAAACACCCCGCGGTCGCGGGCATTAACGCACACTTAGAGCGTCGTGGATGGTTGGCTATCGCTTCTTTACGCTTGGTGGCAGGAGTCCCCTTTTCAATACTTAATTACGCCGCTGCCTTGACGGCCATTCCCGTTGGACAGTTCGCAATCGCAACCTTAGTCGGCTCCATCCCCACCACTGTTATTGGCGTATTCTTTGGCGACTTATTAACCGGAGAGATGAACTTCGGCATCCTTGTCGCAATGATCGGTTGCGCAGTGTTGGGAATTGGTGGATTAATCCTCGACTCGCGGCTGCCCGTTGCACCAAGTAGTCAAGGCAACACCGTAGACTAGAAAGCATGTTGGCTGTCCATGCACGTTACCGAGGCCGCGCTACACGGCGCGCAGAATTAGTTGAACGCTCCGCCGCAGCTCTATCCACTTTGGATGGAGTGGGCGAGTTTGAATTTCTTGGTGTGGAGGATATCTGCGCTGAGGTCGACACAGCCACCGCGGTGTGTGAGGTTGCCATGGCATTGCTTGCCGATGGCTCTTGGGCCATCTCCATCGGCGTTTCCGGCAACGATGCCAAAAACACTGCAACGAGCGGATTGAAAGCATCTGCGCGCCCTGGGCAGGTCTATGCGAGCATTGAGCCGACCGTTTCTAGTGGGGTCGGTGTAAAAGCTGCGAAAGACAAAGCGAAGAAGGACTCCGCTAATATTGTCGCGGCATTTTCTTTGTTGAGCTTTGTCTTAGGCAAGCGCACTTCGGAAGGACGTGAAGCAACGTCCTTGGTGCGCTCTGGGCTTAACCAAAACGAGGCTGCGGAGGAATTGGGCATCTCCAAGCAAGCGATGTCGCAGAGGCTGCAGGCAGCTGGCTGGGCGGCCGAGGGAGCTGGTTGGCAGCTTGCGGTTAACCTCATCGCTGCCGCCAACCCAGATTCGGATATCTAGCTTTTACAGCAAATCGTATTTAGATAGTTCCGGGGTGGTAACGAAGTCCACCAAGCGCTCCACTGCCCCGATCAAGGTTGAGTCAAGGTCGCGGAAGCTGTTAACGGAGTTATACACCCGACGCCAGCCTTCTTTCGGGTCAGACCAGCCCAAGCGCTGGCACACCCCGGTCTTCCAATCTTCGCCATACGGAACTTCGGGCCAGGCTTTAATACCTACCGCTTGCGGCTTAACCGCGGCCCAGATATCGATGAAGGGGTGGCCGGTAACCAAGACGTGTTCCCCCACCGTTTCAGTCATGCGAGTTTCTTTGGATCCTTTAACTAGGTGGTCAGCAAGGACACCAACGCGGCGGCCGGGTCCTGGCTGAAATTCCCTCAGCCGGTCTTCCAGATTGTCTAAGCCTTCGAGATACTCGACGACTACGCCCTCAACCCTTAAGTCATGGCCCCAGACGCGTTCGACGATGGCAGCATCATGAATACCTTCTACCCAAATGCGGGAAGGTGCAGCTACCTTTGCTTCGACGTTTTCTACCCGTCGTGAGCCAGAATTGGACTTTCGCTGAGTTTGCTTCGGTGCGACATAGCGCTCCAACGACACCCGGTTGCCTTCATACAAAAAGCCGCCTTTGATCAGATTAAAGACGCGCTCGGTGCCATATCGGTCTTCCAAGCGGATGACATCGCCATAGACGGTTTTATCTACTCCCTTGACCGCGCCAACAAAATCATCGCCGAATACCTCCACCACAATCCCAGGTTTCGCCGGAATGACTGGGTAGACAACGGGTTTGTTTCGGGCATGGCCGCCGAGGATATCGCCTGCATATGGATCGCGGGAAGAAAAACTCATGCTGGCTATTTTATCGTCTCGGCCAAGGTCAACTAGACTGGCTCGCCATGGACATGCGCGAACAGGTGTGGTCACCGCTTCAAAATACGGCAATTTGGATGGGAGCTTGGCTCTATGGCCATGAGCCCGCCGATGACGCCTTGGCCGCTTTGAGCCAACTTGGCGGCACTCAACGTCTAGTCTCTACGCCTGACGATGTTTCGACTACGCGGCCATTTATCGACGCTTTATCTCTCATCCGGGAATCTACAGCCGGCGCAGATCCCGCCGATGGTCCTACCTTGCGTTTGATTCTTTCTGGCCCCGGTGATCCGCCAGCGCTGCTTGTTAATTCTCCAGCGACCATTGCGGCCACCCGAAACGGTCAAGGAGCGTTAGTTGTACGCGCCGATACTTCCGGTACCGGTGAAGAACGCCATTTGATTTTGGTTCCTGAGCAAACAGAGCGCGGAACGGATTGGACAATCTTTGAGGAAACACAAAGGCTGCCGTCCCCAGCGTGGTTGAGCCCAGGTGACGCAGATGCCTTATTGTCTCAAGCCACTGACGAGTCCGCAGCCTTGATTGAAGCGATGGGTTATAAATCGGATAAAGTCCCCAATCCGCGTTTAACGGTGGGGACCTTAGCTGATTTCTATGACACGCCGGGGCTGCCATTGAGCACTCCGGGCCGCTCGGCAAAACTCTTTGCGCGTGCAGATCGCGTCGCTGCCATTATTGAAACAGTTACGGATCGCGTCGATGATCACAGTTTGGATCCACAGCTTTTTCGCCTGTGGCGTCATGTGCGCGCCGCGCGCATAGCCGGCGTCGACTATGCGCTGATGGACTTCGCACGAGGAGCTTAGACGGAAGACTTCGCTTTCTTCAGTGACCAGATGTCACAGCATCCAGCAGCGCAGGGGTTACCGTTTTTCGTATTGCCTTGAACCGTGACATCACCCAGAATTTCCGGGGTGCGACCAGCTGTGTGTTCTTCCACGAGGTCGACAATCATAGCGGCAAAGGAATCTTCTGGCCCAACGGTATAAGCGCGAGATACCTGGACGCCTAGTTCTGTCGCTGCCTCAACAAGTTCGGTATCAAGGTCCCAAATAACTTCCATGTGGTCAGAAATAAAACCAATGGGGCACACAACGACTGCTTTCACACCGTCTTCAGCGTGAATTGCTTCGGTGTGGTCAACAATATCGGGCTCGAGCCACGGAGTGCGTGGGTCTCCGGAGCGAGATTGCCACACAACGTCGTATTCCTCGATCCCTGCGGCCTCGGCAACGAGTCGGGAGGCTTCTGCCACCTGACGGGAGTAAAGGTGTGGATTATCTTTGCCGCCGCCAACTTCATCGTGTGCGGTAGGTACAGAGTGAGCGGTAAACAAGATGCGCATATTATCGCGCTTATCGGCATCGACAGCAGCGATAGCCTCAGTCAAAGCTTTGGCGTTTTCTTCGATGAACGCTGGATGGGAGAAAAAGTGGCGCAACTTGAGCATGTCGATGCCAGGCAGACCTTTTTCTTCGAGGTGCTGCTCAACATGCACAATGTCCTCGTTGTATTGACGGCACGCGGAGTATCCGCCCCAAGCGGAGGTCGCAAATACTAAAGCGGAACGAATTCCGTCCTCGACCATTTGCTCAGCGGTATCTTTTGCCAGCGGGTGCCAGTTGCGGTTGCCGAAGTAGACGGGCATGTCGATGCCACGAGACTTCAGCTCTTTTTCGACATGGTCGATGATCTCGAGGTTTAGTTCATTGAGGGGGCTTTTGCCGTTGAAGTGGAAATAGTGCTCTCCTACTTCAACGAGTCGTTCGCGCGGGATGCCACGTCCACGGGTGACGTTCTCAAGGAATGGAACGACCTCCTCATTCTTTTCCGGGCCACCGAAAGAAAGAACGAGGAGGGCATCATAATCACGGGGGTTTGGGGATGATTCGGTCATAGCCGTAAATCATACCAACTAAAGTTGGAGTTTTAGAACCACCGTGAGGTTGGGTCGGACACAGCTTTGCTGTATCTAATTAGATCAAGCGAACTGCGTACTCGGACATTCCGGACCAACGCACTGGGCTCTTGGTAACGGTCTGGCCCGACTGTGGAGCTTCGAGCATCATTCCATCGCCGAGGTAAATGGCGA from Corynebacterium ammoniagenes DSM 20306 harbors:
- a CDS encoding YbhB/YbcL family Raf kinase inhibitor-like protein, with protein sequence MANYNEPRFPGPDPYEPLGNPPSFALASNDFVDGDEIEEKFRAPSNVSPHLEWSNLPEGTKSLAVTLLDPDAPTGAGFWHWAAFNIPADVTELPQGAGSKADLGIDGVISLKHDGGQREYYGPQPPAGHAPHRYLYAVHALDVETLDIDPDASPTVLGFNIYFHTLGRSILWGWYEQK
- a CDS encoding TVP38/TMEM64 family protein — protein: MSSLASWLQSFAEFLIGLCKDAVASIGQWSWARRIAVVAAIITILVVIFFMDLPDIEQLRAWAHGAGAWFIVVFWIGYVVLTLFPLPRTFWTVAAGVLFGPGLGLAIALTALTVSAIIALLVVRGLLGDWMRPRLKHPAVAGINAHLERRGWLAIASLRLVAGVPFSILNYAAALTAIPVGQFAIATLVGSIPTTVIGVFFGDLLTGEMNFGILVAMIGCAVLGIGGLILDSRLPVAPSSQGNTVD
- a CDS encoding DUF3097 domain-containing protein, which translates into the protein MSFSSRDPYAGDILGGHARNKPVVYPVIPAKPGIVVEVFGDDFVGAVKGVDKTVYGDVIRLEDRYGTERVFNLIKGGFLYEGNRVSLERYVAPKQTQRKSNSGSRRVENVEAKVAAPSRIWVEGIHDAAIVERVWGHDLRVEGVVVEYLEGLDNLEDRLREFQPGPGRRVGVLADHLVKGSKETRMTETVGEHVLVTGHPFIDIWAAVKPQAVGIKAWPEVPYGEDWKTGVCQRLGWSDPKEGWRRVYNSVNSFRDLDSTLIGAVERLVDFVTTPELSKYDLL
- a CDS encoding ferrochelatase, with the protein product MTESSPNPRDYDALLVLSFGGPEKNEEVVPFLENVTRGRGIPRERLVEVGEHYFHFNGKSPLNELNLEIIDHVEKELKSRGIDMPVYFGNRNWHPLAKDTAEQMVEDGIRSALVFATSAWGGYSACRQYNEDIVHVEQHLEEKGLPGIDMLKLRHFFSHPAFIEENAKALTEAIAAVDADKRDNMRILFTAHSVPTAHDEVGGGKDNPHLYSRQVAEASRLVAEAAGIEEYDVVWQSRSGDPRTPWLEPDIVDHTEAIHAEDGVKAVVVCPIGFISDHMEVIWDLDTELVEAATELGVQVSRAYTVGPEDSFAAMIVDLVEEHTAGRTPEILGDVTVQGNTKNGNPCAAGCCDIWSLKKAKSSV